The genomic stretch CCGGCACATAGGGAGCGCGTACCAGCTGCCCCACCGGCAACCCCAGCAGCAGGTGGTGCATGGCCGTGTTCCCGCACACCACCGCTTCGCAAATGTCAGCCGTCTCGCATCCGACCCGCCGGCACAACTCCGCGGCCAGACCGTTCAGCCCCTCCACCACCGCACCCCGGATGCGGCGGTAGTTATCCGCCGACACGGAAGCATAGCCCAGCCGCGATACCACGTCCTCGCCGTAAGCTATCTGGGGATTGAGGATCGCCCCCGACTCCACGACCTCACCGCTGTCCAGGTCGACCAGGTACGCCGCCACCTTCGTCGTCCCCAGGTCAACCGCCAGGCCCAAAAAAGGCGCACACCACGGCCGCACCGCGATGACCTCGCCACCGCGGATCACCGCCCACCCCCCGAAATCCCAGCGCCTCAGATCGTCTGACAATACCCGCAGCAGCTCCAGATCGTGGCGCAGCCGGGCACCGACTGCCTCGGCCACCCTGTCCGCATCGCCCGCGCGCTCGCCGACCTCCGGCGGATCAAGCCGGAACTGCACCTGCCTGACCGCGGGCCGGGGGCGCACCTCGCGCGCCCCCAGGACTCCCGCCACCTGAAGGCGGTCTCCCCCCCTCAGGCGGTCGATCTCCACCCGCACGTCCCCGACCACCCTTACCCGGCACGCCAGCCGGTACCCCACGGCACCCTGCCGCGCCAGGAGCTCCAGCTCCTGCTCGTCGGCACCCGATACGGCCCCACCCACAACCCGCACCAGGCACCGACCGCACCTCCCGTGACCCCCGCAGGTGGCAACCACACCCCAGTCACCCAGCTCACGACCGAGCAGTTGCACGGCCCCCAGCACCGTGGTCCCCTCGGGCACCTGCACCCGCCGGCCGAGCGGCTGAAACTCAACTACGGGCACGGCGGATCGTCCTCCCCCACCCGGCAGTCAGACGTCGCCGGAGCAGTCACCGCCCGGTAGGCGGCAAGCAGGTTGCCAGCCGGAACCCCCTCCGGCACCACCCCGGAGCACGTCCCCACCACCAGGCCCCCGGCGCTGCCCGCCCTCGCAAGGCGTTTACCCTCCTGAATAATCCGGTCCAGCGTCCCACGCACGAGAAGATCGACCGAAAGCCCTCCCCACAGGCCCAGCTGCCCGCGGTACAGCCCCACCAGCCGGGCCACGTCCATCCCCGCCTCCGGCTCCAGGGAATGCACGGCGTCGAACCCCGCCTCCCGGATCAGAGACAGCAGATCCTCAATGCTCCCATCGCTGTGAAAACACACCAGCGGCCTCTCGCCCC from Bacillota bacterium encodes the following:
- a CDS encoding 2Fe-2S iron-sulfur cluster-binding protein codes for the protein MPVVEFQPLGRRVQVPEGTTVLGAVQLLGRELGDWGVVATCGGHGRCGRCLVRVVGGAVSGADEQELELLARQGAVGYRLACRVRVVGDVRVEIDRLRGGDRLQVAGVLGAREVRPRPAVRQVQFRLDPPEVGERAGDADRVAEAVGARLRHDLELLRVLSDDLRRWDFGGWAVIRGGEVIAVRPWCAPFLGLAVDLGTTKVAAYLVDLDSGEVVESGAILNPQIAYGEDVVSRLGYASVSADNYRRIRGAVVEGLNGLAAELCRRVGCETADICEAVVCGNTAMHHLLLGLPVGQLVRAPYVP
- a CDS encoding uroporphyrinogen decarboxylase family protein, which encodes GSAGGGLTGPAWPEEVGYWAGRDLFVGVVVDGPWQGLAGAVGWSQALLSLSGRHGVAGSEAVAEAEGLLLLQLDRTLAEVGRALEAGADGVVLGEDVAYAGGLFPPPSVIRERLWPLWREVVRYCSGTRTARGERPLVCFHSDGSIEDLLSLIREAGFDAVHSLEPEAGMDVARLVGLYRGQLGLWGGLSVDLLVRGTLDRIIQEGKRLARAGSAGGLVVGTCSGVVPEGVPAGNLLAAYRAVTAPATSDCRVGEDDPPCP